ACCTAGAATCCTTTCTGTTTCCACACCACTTATTCAAATATTTACCTTATTTAAAAGTCCTACTAGAATTCATCCTTTTAGACTAATTCAGCTCACAGGGGACTGTTACCTTACACTTGCTATCAATGAAAAATCATATAAAgcagattaaaaacaacaaatagagCTGCATTTGATTTTCATCAGAACCAAGTGGTGACTGCCAAAAGAAATAACCGTGTGGGTTTTTAAAAGCAAGGAACAGGGCTCAGAGTCtattttcaacatatatttgtaaatttgatTAACATACATTGAATTCTGTGATTAACAGTATTGGCAAATAAGTTGACATATAACATGTCATTTCTCCCCCTCTGAAGAAACGATCACAACAACAATCCAAGATTTATTTCCCAaagtgatgaagaaaatgagggtTCCCATAACTTTGGGCTGCtgcttggttttgtttctccTTGGTCTCGTCTGTGTGACTCAGGTATactatagcattttttttttcatagaaacataTTAGTTGTAACATACTTTATAACCTAACTAAAGAAACCAAAGCTTAAGATGATGCTTAGTGACAAGTCCAGGTCTGACTTGGGTCAAGGTTTTCTGGGTTTTAGcccatttttctccattcctacTTTTATGGTAagtctattttgcagatgaggagccCGAATAATGGACAGTTACCTCAGTTACAATAAGATTATAGACTTTAAACACAAACTACATTTCTCACAGCCACTTCAGAACATACAGACATTGCATACCATTCTGATAATCAACAAATTTAAGTACTTATTTTCTTTCCAGTGACTCAGTATAGATTGAAAGATTTTTGAGATATTTAAAGTCACATTTGGGTTTACATTTGAAACATTGCTTTTCACATTTTAGCAGAAGGGAAATTGAAGGAGCATATGTCAAGATCAAATTAATAGATTCAATTTGAACATCCCATCAatcataaaaacaattaaaatatacttagaagtaattaatatttttttggtAGGCTGGAATTTACTGGGTTCATCTGATTGACCACTTCTGTGCTGGATGGGGCATTTTAATTGCAGCTATACTGGAGATAGTTGGAATCATCTGGATTTATGGTAAATAgtaactataaaattattttccagttttattaaaatagtttagTTTGATTCATTTTCATTATGTTTACCTAAttatactattaatttttatactATTATAACAGCAAAGTACAATATACTGGACAAAATTatgttatgaaaaaataattacaggcGTATGATTCATTGTTGTCGTACAGAAAAATGTTTAGACACAGAAAGATAATTGATGCCACAATGGTTACTGGAAGATAATAAGCAAGGACTCAATgtactctttgttttctttaggaGGGAACAGATTCATTGAGGATATAGAAATGATGATTGGCGCAAAGAGGTGGATATTCTGGCTATGGTGGAGAGCTTGCTGGTTTGTCATTACGCCTATCCTTTTGATTGTAAGTAATAATATACCATGAACTTGGTTTCAATAATACATACATTCCAAGATGAACTTAATAATTCACATTGAagacaaaatgcaaattaattttataaatgaatgattTTCAAGTTTTGCAGTATTTATGGCTGGTGCCTCCAAGTTGCCTAAATTAAAAATGCCTTTGCAGTATTATTCTGAGGCCATCAGTTTAAACATTTACCATTTGAGAACATAAACAGGTTCATATGGATGTAAAAgttatcaataatttaaaatttatcaatagaaaaaatgaaaataaaacatgtatttgcTCATTCCCTAAAAATATATGTTGAGCCATCAATAATATTCCTAACCTCtctgccaggcacagaaaaaacaaagatgCATAAGGCCCAGATCCTCCCTTAAAGAATTCAGTTTAAATATACTGACTGCTGAGAAACAACAGTCCtattttaatccatattttaTCTCTTAATGAGGGAGGTATTTGACAGATGAAAGCAGTAAAAGAAACTTACCTGTGTCAATAGGGGCAATGGTTTATGTTAATAAATTcaataattattactatttagGAGCTGAGGTAAAGCAAAAGTATGTCTTACTCGAGAGACATAACTTATCAACTTAAAATCTTCAAATAACATCTCAGGACAGTAAATGGCTGAGCACCAAAATAAACACTacactggatggagaatgattaTGGACTAGAAATAATGGTGGTGGGGTGAGGCAGTGTCAAAGCTTCATAGATTTATTTTGGTTCTCATTGCCTTCATGCTTTAAAGGTTTTCCTAGAAAAGGCCATTAAGTAATTATATCCAGGATTTCCTTCAAATCTAAAGCATCACATTTGTTTGTAGAGAGgattacattttttaacattatgAGATCACTTTCAAAAGGTGAGCAGTTTGGAACGAGATAATgctgaattaaaatatttggatactccatatttttgctaaaagattttgaaaatgatgctaaatatttttatttcacaagtCTCCATAATAAAATAAACCCCCTTGTAAACTTAGAAGGTTTAGCTGGATCTCTTAACAAGCTAATATTCAATGATTATGTAAGTTTGACacttgaatttaatttaaaatgcaaaagtatTACATATGAAATGATTTAAATTGCCATCTATATTCTATAAAGTCATGTGTATTGGACTCCCCTATCCCTCATCGATTCTTTTGTAGTTATGTACATTTATAGTTAActgtgaaatatatttaaattactgtAATTAAATTAATGGAGCTAagccatttaattttaaaattaaacttataggtctatttattgttttctcaCTGATTTTAGTAAAACAAAGACAGCTAAATTTAAGGAAACTCTTTGATAAttattgggttttgttttgttttgctttaccaATTTCTAATTAATTAGTTTTAATGCTTCAACATTTCGGATTTATTTTAACTTGGCCTTAAAATGTGTTCATCTTTAACATTCAGATTTGACTGTATTTCCTAAACatatattgaggatttttgtttgtttgttttttgtttttccctcagtAAGATGCTGAAAGTGAAATGTGCTTTGGTAAATGCTCATCAATAGTGTGTGTAAATGCATATGTGTTTTTGATGTGTCAAAAGGGGAGCTTTGTGCAATGGGAAAGAATAGAAGCAGTTCCTAAGCAAGGAGAAAAGCATGCCCACTAAAGTGTACTTCACATTCTCATTGTATTAATCTATATGCTGGCATGTAGATTTAATCTATGGCATAGAATAAAATCATGCTATTATAAATCAAAGTGAAAAGCTCAGTAACAGaaaatttcagttattattttactttcaatctgATATATGGTcaagtattttattgaaatatatgttGAACAAGTATTtggatttataaatatatgatggtgttaattttggaaaaatttattcgaagtaaaaataaaagttatttattttggttcATTCCATATTGTTATCTTCTGGTTTGTTACctgattatttcaattatttgaatatattttcatattaattatttttgataaatCACATCTGAGGAACAGAATCAAATTGCTAATCATCAGTGCAATAACGTCTAATCTTTAGCTTTGTCTTTGCATATTTAACTTTGACAGGCGATATTTATTTGGTCACTGGTGCGATTCCATAGACCTAATTATGGCACAATTCCATACCCTGACTGGGGAGTTGCTCTAGGCTGGTGTATGattattttctgcattatttGGATTCCAATTATGGctatcataaaaataattcaggCTAAAGGAAACATCTTTCAAGTGAGTGCATTAAAATTGTTTATACTTTATACAAAGTAGGTATGATCAAAATGGAGGTTAATTTACTCACATGGTGGTAAtatgaaattatatgaaatacaATTAATTACTCCTTCCTCTTGGCTACTTCTATACCTGACACAGTCATCCGTTACTAGTGCACAATATGGtattatagtatttatatatttgctgTGCTTCTCTATGCTAGACTATAAGCTCATTGTGGGGAAAGTCTGGTAGTATTTGTTGCTGTATCCTCTGGCCTTGCTACAGTGCTTAGCATATGACAGCTATGATATCTATACCTATGTTGAGTTGTCCCTGAAGATGTCACAAAGCAAATGACCTGTTTGCTTTATATCCATAGTCACTACTTTTAAACCTCATCTGGCTATAATATACATCCTAATAGTGTTTTTATACTGGAATAAGCCTGGTAAATATCTTGAACCCAATCTAGAGCCTGAGTCATCCCTCTTCCATGGAGGTCTAGGGGTATGAAGTTCATCATGACATCTCAGTAGGACAATGACAAAGTAGGCTCAggagtcttacatttaaataaatttctaagtcCATACAACGATGGATCCAAATCAATGGTTTGATCCTGGAACTCCCATTTCCTTTGTTCTTGAAACACATCCCAGCTATACACTGGTTTAGATCCTCAGCTTGTCCTCATCCTAAGGCCAGGATAGAAATATCTGATTCAGTGAAGGTACAGAGTAGTCACTCTGTTACTCTAATGGGTTCACACACCTTGTTTTGAAATCATTTACATGCTCAGTTATTTTGGTTTAGTAGTGAATATACTTCTATTAACAACTAGCAACATTTGATTATACCTTTTTCTTGGTAAACTGTGCATTAAGAATTTAGATGATCACTTTTTAGTTTTCTATGattcttatttttagtaaagaaacaatttaaatgaaaGTACAGTTCAATATTAGATTGTTTATAGATTGTAGCACTTAAATTCTAAGacaatgattttttgtttttgcatttcagCGCCTTGTAAGTTGCTGCAGACCAGCTTCTAACTGGGGTCCATACCTGGAACAACATCGTGGGGAGAGATATAAAGGCATGGTAGATCCCAAAACAGAGGCTGACCATGAAATACCTACCGTTAGTGGCAGCAGAAAACCAGAATGAGAtctcattgaaaaaaatataggattgtataatgtgattttttttagaaTGGGGGaaacttatttatttgtatgttaacTGAATAGGAAAATGTACTTACTATGTTCATGATGgtgtgatttttttcacatttaagcAGGAATgcaatataaaaatgtgaatCTCAATGCTCAGCCATGTgcttattatatttctttttagataATGTATCtgtataacacacacacacatagctgtCTCTATTTCACAATTATATCTTTGTAAATAGTATATGCTTTTTTAATACATTGGAGGCTTTATTTTGAGCTAATTTCTTAGAGAATAGTTATATTTTCTATTacacaagtttaaaaatattatttacttgtattttcttaatatacAATCTTTCTTGTCCACAAATATGGGTGGGAAATAAATCAGTACATTTAAAAGAAACTGTTAAAACTGACGGCCTCACTTAATTAGAAACGTGACAAATATATGGACAAATGGACTATATATACTATAAGAGGACTGTAGTTTAATACTTTCTATccaaatatgtttaaaaacttCGTGCATTTGTTATAGCTCATGTTTTCTATATGAACTTCGTCATTAATGTTCgttataaaaagtgaaataagatGGAAAAATAAGGATCCTACAGCCCGTAAGTGATAAATCTAGAAAATTGAGTTTTGAGTACCTCTTTTCCCATACACAATCTTCCTTCCTTAGGTAATCTGGAAGAAAACTATGACCCATTTAATTTCTATTGTGTTTCACAAAATTAAGAGTTGTTCATTATACTCTCTGAAATATAGGTTTAATTTCAAATAGCATATGGACTTAAATGTTAATGAGAAAATGGCTTTAATCAATTCTAGCATTTTATGATTGTAATACACGGCTGATAGAGTGATTTTTGTCTTGCATGAATAAGTTACTACTTACAGGTGATAACTTACATACTATTGGAAGATAAACTTGTCAAACTTGCCAAGAATTAGCAAAGCCAAATTAGAAAATCCTGTGTCCTACTTTTCTTACCAAGGATAATTAAATATATCACTAAGAGCTTTATCTATTGAGTATATATTGTTGACAACTGGTTTAAGCATCATAGCCTATGATGATAAACACTGCCTACCTATGTAAAGAACTTTTCATCAATTCTTAAATTTCTTAACCTAGGCTTCAGGAAACATATGAAACCAAAATCATATGGAACATTttctgtgtgtacatatacatgcatTTTTCTAGGGAGAGAGTCCATAGGTTTATCAGAATATCAAGGAAACCTGTGACCCAAAGAAGTTTAAAAACCACATACACTGCTGCTAGCTTTTTGTGCTTGGCAAATGAGTGACgatagaagaaataatttttcttacacattttaaaacattttatcttccTTGTGATTGAAGATGAAAGGAGTAAGAAATTAAGGCCTTTGTTTAATTTATACTGGTAATTTATTTAGGGGGAGGGGACATGAAGGTAGGTAAACAGGTAGGCCTCTAATTGAACCACCTCTGTAAGTTATGTATGAATGTATAAGCTGAAATTGTGTTTCACATTctgagggttttctttttctttttcctttatttttcggTGGGAGACTGGGggtcagagtctcattctgttgcccaggctgtagtgcagtggcatgatctcagctcactgcaacctctgccttctggattcaagtgattctcctgtctcagcctcctgagtagctgggactataggtgcccgccaccacaccagctaatttttgtatttttagtagagacagggtttccccatgttggccaggctggtctcgaactcccaacctcaaatgatctgtctacctcggccacccaaagtgctgagattataggtgtgagccaccgtgcccagcccattctGAGGGTTTTCTTTGAAGACAGGTCAAATGCTATTAGTAAACTTCAAGAGATTGTTAATTCCTTAGTTATACcagattttataatatttgaaaatagatgGCTAACAAGAAGTTAGAAATacttttccttaattttaatCCACATTATGTTACATGCATTCTACCACTATGTTTTGGTGCCATTTAAGGTGTGCAATTTTCTATAGGTGACTTTTGAAATTCAGGGAAGATTTGGgcatttttaatgaaagaatatcTAACTGGGGGAAGTGTGAAGGGAAAGAAATCCTTTTCAAAAGCTGACCACAAAGAGTAGTTAAAAGTTTTTGTCACTGTCTTCACAAGTGTGTAAAGCACAGATCTTAATAGAGTGCTTGGCATATTGTAGGATGCTCAGTggtggtttttattattattactcataTTCAACAGTGGCAAGAAATAACGTTCCACATAATGGAAAACATTTCCATCAAATCCCACTTACTTTAATGCAAACTTGGAGATAATTTATGGTATTGTATTGTGAACCATTAATGAAAACTTTTTCACAGTTGAGTGAAATTAAAATCACTATATCTCAACTATAGTTTGTTTACTGTCACTTTTTTATTGTTAAGAAActtttgaactgtttttctttcactattgTGCTTCCATTCCTTCCCCAGTAAGTATATTTTAGCCATATGGAATCAATTacttaaagtataaataagaAATTTGGGAAGTATCTGGATTTTTTTGTATCTGACTTGGCATccactccctcttaaaaaaataattcatttagtaTAAACACACAATCAAATGAATCTACTCAAAGTGTCTTTAATGGTTTCCACCACTGGCATTACATCCTGTACGCTTTTAGGTGGATTTCCGGTGAGCTGATGCACTTCTGAAACCCTTGCTGACTAGAATATGTTCCAGTTCAACCAGTTTGTTTTCCACCGTAGTGAGGTTTACCAATATGCGCTTCTGCATGGCTATTGAGTGtgggaaattatttaaaatatcccgAGAGAGGTCGTAGACTGAAAGATTGTTGTCTGTATTGCTGTTAATTAACCCAGTAGAAGAGGGTCTTACTAGTGCAAGAGCAGTTGAATTTGATGACATTTCACCAGTGTTTCTCTGTAAAGGAAGGGAATTATACATATGTGGTTTATCGAATTAAGCAATTTCCAAACTACCGAAAAACAACTTGTTTAATCTTGGTTACCAAAAATAAACTGATTTCCCCTAATATGTAGagattaaaaatgtattgaattgCTACATTAATTCAAAAATACATTcttccaaaaacagaaaaaaaaaaacaaaaaccaaaaacaaaagtagTCGTTAGTGCCAAAGTTCCATATCCTTTCCTTACATTTCCTGAGCACCCTAGTAGGTAAACATATGAACCCTGTCTTTGGCTCTTATCTAAGAGCACCTCACTTGTGACTTTAACACCAGGAAATCCACATTGACACTCGAATTATTTGTGAATGCCCAGAAAGCGCCGTAAAATAAAGATGGTGAGATTAGCAAACAGACACGTAGGGGAggagaagcaaaagaagaaagagaatcttAAGATTCTTAAAGTGGGAGATGGTGGTGGGGAATGGGCACGGACAACTGCACTTTCCTCTCCAATGAGTGAAAAGCTGACCACATTACTTAGGGACTTGGGACTTTTTAGAAGAGACCACAACTGTCGAATCACTGGTCAGAATACAGGAATTGCGGGAGTGAGGGGGTAAAAGTCTGGGGTTCCTTTGAGcgaaaaagagaaatgaggtgATCTCCCCTTACCTctcattttactatattttactgTCTTACATATACACTCCCCAGTCCATATACTCATCTAGCTTCATCTAATTCAAATCTCCCTTACATTCGCCATTACCTGAAAGCGGCGATATTTCCAGAAGACAGTCATCAAGGCACACAGAATGCCGCTCGCTAGGAGTAAATAGACGTTCATGGTTCCTTTTCGGCCTCTTCTCCCTTCTCGGGACTGACCCACTCAGCTGGAAGTTGGAAAGAAGTGGGCCTCTAGCCACCCGGAGTTGGAAAACTTCGGGCCAGGATGCCTGGTGCAACTGGGATGCTCTGTGTTGTCCCGCTTTATGTACTGCTGAGGGCGCGAGACCTCACAGTAGGGCACACACGTGGCAGTGCTGCGCCACAATAAGATGATGTAAAAACCGGCCCTGCAGGAAACCATGCGGCTCACCTGGTTACTGTCAGGTCCTTAGAGAGGAGAGTGAAAGACAGTGAGGAAGTTTGGGATTTCTGGGAAGCTGAAACGTAGTACAAGGACAGGCTTTAAAGGGATTGGTTAAAGAGAATATTTAAAGTGCtcctaccttttaaaaaatatgtctttgCTACAACCACTCCTTTATTCactttaaaaacaagacaaaaaggcACTGTAAAAAGCAGTTACCCACAAATTATCTTTGCCAGAAACTACCTCCTCCACACCCACCTTGCTATTTTAGCATTTACTGCAACCCTAGTCACATTGGAATAATTATGTACATGTGTATCATTTTAcagtttaagaaataatttggggGACATTTTCACTTATAAATCTCACAACAAATttgtactaaaattattttttttaatttcaagtttataccatgacatttatttttcttttattttttatcaacttttaagttccgggatacatgtgcaggatgtgcaggtctgttacatatgtgaatgtgtgccatggtggacTGCTGTATAGATCAAtctatcacccaggtattaattAAGCCCAGCACGTATTAGCCCAACacccattagctgttcttcctgatgctcttcctccacACCGATCCTGCCCCACCTCACAGGCCACAGTGCGTTTTGTCACCCCTTACTATGTGTCATGTGTTCTAATCATTTACTTCTcatcagctcccacttataagtgaaaacatatggtgtttggttctCCAGAGCCAAGGTATTTTTACTACTGTGTCTATTTTTGCAAATGTGGAAACAGATTCAGGTGTTAAATTCATTTGAAACTAATAGCAAAAGCAGGACTTGAATCCATGGAGTTTGAGCTCTAAGATAAACTCCCCCATTCTTGTCATTATCCACATGATCCCCACCTCCACTCTGACTTGTGAGCATCAAGTATTTTATATTCTCCTACCAAGGTACTGAACATTGTAGTTGGAGTTGTATTAATGGGAGGTAACACATACAGGAATGATTGCACTAGACAAGTTACAAATGTTCAGGAAATTCAGTTAAATGTAGACTATGACACTGACCTAAAGACCCGAAACTAAAAATAATACCCACAGTAATCTCAAGGTGAGTGTCCAACTGCAACCCAGTAACTCTGCTAGGTAAACAACCCTCATCTTCATATAGATGGGATGGggagaaattacatttttaagttttttaatatCACACCATTTCCTGGTTATGAGTACAAAGCTTAAAGTTTTATtgattcaatgaatatttattaaacccTTATATACTAGACACTGTTCTGTATTTTAAGAATCTGAttataagcaaaaataaagtatttcttcACCTGGAATGTTCAGTCTAGTTTAAGAGACAGACATTCATCAAATACAGAAATGTATGTGAAAGTGCTGAGATAAATGGTACCAAAAAGTACCTGGTGGTGTGGGAGCTCATAATAGAATATAGGATCTAAAGAGGAGTGAAGTTCCTGGCTTTATGGCTTACTCAATTGGATGAATAGGAGATAAAAAAGTACAGAGTTGCTGGTCATGAATTTAGTCTTGGACAAATCCGGTTTCAGGTGGCTTTGAGACATGAAATAAATGCTCACAGGGAGATAAGTGAAGACATAAATTTGTGAGTCATCTACATATAAATCATAATTGACACTCTAGAtgtaaaagaaatttcttcatgTCAGTCTAGGGAGTACAAATGAAGAGAAATTTGAATAGAGCATTgaaagattttaatatttaataactgGGCAATAACACTTCTATTAGTATGTGATTGTGGGCTTCCTGACATCTAAATTTTCTGTTTCACTGAATAACATTGAGTGCGGCACATTAACCTTATCTCTAACAATaggattttgaattttgatccTACTGGTATTTAAGTGAAAacttcagaaatatttgaaaatattctcatcAAACACATTAGAGTACTGTTGctaaccactgatctttttattttttattgtaaaacatATATGACatagaatttaacattttaattgtttttaattgtatagTTTTGTGGCAATAATTACAATCACATGGTTGTAAAACATTAGCCATCCATcaccagaactttttcatcttccccaactgAAACTCTATATTTATGAAACATTAACTTCCCATTTTCCCCTTTCCCTAGTCCTTGACAACCCcccttctattttctgtctctattaacTTGACTACAttagatacctcatgtaagtggaattacaCAATATTTGTCCTGTCCTGAATGGCTTATTTCAATGAGCATAATAtactcaagtttcatccatgttgtagcatgtgtcataatttccttttttttcaggaAGAgcaggctgaataatattccactgtatgtgtATACCATGTTTGGCTTTTCCATTGTTCTTTTGATAAACTCCTGTGCTGTTATCATGTTTTAGTATTGTGCataatgctgctttgaacatggatgtacaaatatatcttcaagaccct
The sequence above is drawn from the Theropithecus gelada isolate Dixy chromosome X, Tgel_1.0, whole genome shotgun sequence genome and encodes:
- the CT83 gene encoding kita-kyushu lung cancer antigen 1, which codes for MNVYLLLASGILCALMTVFWKYRRFQRNTGEMSSNSTALALVRPSSTGLINSNTDNNLSVYDLSRDILNNFPHSIAMQKRILVNLTTVENKLVELEHILVSKGFRSASAHRKST